The nucleotide window GCAAGCTTATCTGAATCCAATTTATCAAGCAGAGCATTCAGGCGCGCTTCCACACGCGAAGCCTGACTGCGTACTTCGTCCACTTGATCGCAAAAATGCGCGACTTCGAGAGGTGCCGGGGCAAACTTCCACTCTTCCGTGACGACTTGAGCGAGATGACGCTGATGCTTTTCGGCCTGAGAAACAAAGAAGTTACCGACGTTTTTTGAACCCTGAACGACCGTATGGGCTACGACATCTCCAGTCAATCGCGATAGCCATTCTTCAATGTCTGGTTTGCAATCCACCATGAGCTGAGAGAACTTTTGCGCCAGTTGGATATCTCCCTCAAGTTCAAGCTTGTCTTGCTTGATGAGTCGGGTGATGTTGGCTTGTTCACGCAGCTCCGGCAAAACGCTTAAATGCAAAGATAGATAACAATCAGGTTGTCCTTCATAGTGACCCAACACATCAATCTGTTGACTGAAAATAAACGTCAGTGTCTTATTAATTTCTTTCAGGTGAACTTGAATAACCTGGCCTTTAAGACGTGCTAAACGACGACCCAAAGCCGGATCGTCTTTAATCAGCGTGTTCAGCGACGTTTCAATCACGGCAGTAATAAGAGGTTCAAATGGCATGCCGTTAACCCTTAGAATTTGAAGCCGCGGTGCAGCGCCACAATACCACCCGTCAGGTTGTAGTATTTGGTGTTTTCGAAACCCGCTTCTTGCATCATGCCTTCCAGCGTGTCTTGATCTGGGTGCATGCGGATCGATTCTGCAAGATAACGGTAACTTTCTGCATCGTTCGCCACCAGCTCACCCATTTTTGGCAACAGATGGAATGAGTACGCGTCATAAATTTTCGATAATGGTTCAATGATTGGTTTTGAAAACTCCAGCACCAATAGACGGCCGCCCGGCTTTAGAACACGGAACATTGAACGCAGTGCTTTGTCTTTGTCGGTGACGTTACGCAGACAGAAACTGATGGTGATAACGTCAAAGTAATCATCCGGGAATGGCAGCTCTTCTGCGTTTGCCTGAACGTAATGCACGTTACCGACAATGCCATTATCACGCAGCTTATCGCGGCCGACATTCAGCATTGAGTTGTTGATATCCGCCAGAATGACATGACCCTGATCGCCGACGATGCGCGAAAATTTCGCTGTCAGGTCACCGGTACCACCGCCAAGATCCAGAATTCGCTGCCCAGGGCGAGCACCACTACAATCAATGGTGAAACGCTTCCATAAGCGGTGAACACCTCCAGACATCAGGTCGTTCATGATGTCGTACTTCGCTGCCACGGAGTGAAAAACTTCGGCAACTTTGGTTACTTTTTCTTCTTTCGCTACGGTCGTGAAACCAAAGTGGGTGGTTTCGTTCTCTAATGCATTATTGGATTGCAAGCTTGTGTCCGTCATTCTAATTCCTCTTAGGCAGCACTTTCACTGCTGGGCGGTTGCTGACAAATATCGTCGCCCAATATACTGCGGGCAATTAGTTTACTTTATCCTCAGCCGGATGTCTTTCTACTAACGATTCATTTGGGGATTCATTTTCCGAAAATGTTTCACTCTGTGCTAACTGGGCAAGATCAGAAGAAATAGGACGTTTAACTTCGACGCCAAGTTGCTTGAAGCTTTCCGCTTGTCGGATGACGTTCCCACGACCTGTAGCGAGTTTATTCATAGCGCCCTGATACGTTTGGTTGGCTTTATCCAGCGCACCACCCAACCCTTGCATGTCATCAACAAACAAACGCAGTTTGTCGTAAAGTTTGGTCGCTCGCTGGGCGATCAATTTGGCATTCTCATTCTGACGCTCATTGCGCCACAAATTATCAATAGTACGCAGCGCCACCAGCAGAGTGGTTGGGCTGACTAAAATGATGTTCTGCTCCATCGCATCTTTAACTAAGCTCGGATCGGCCTGAATCGCGACCTGAAAAGCAGGTTCCACCGGAATAAACATCAGCACATAATCCAGGCTCTGGATGCCTTTCAGCTTGTGATAATCCTTCATGCTCAAGCCCTTGATGTGCGCACGCAGCGCGACGAGGTGAGCATTCAGCGCCTGATCACGCTCGGCATCCGTTTCTGCGTTGAAGTAACGCTCAAACGCTACCAACGCCATTTTAGAATCGACCACAACTTGCTTGTTTTGCGGAAGGTGCACAATCACATCAGGCTGGTAGCGCTTGCCCGCTTCATTTTGCAAATTCACCTGTGTTTGGTATTCATGCCCTTCACGCAATCCAGACTCTGCAAGCACACGGGCGAGAACCACTTCGCCCCAATTGCCTTGCTGTTTGTTATCGCCCTTCAGAGCCTGAGTTAAGTTCACCGCTTCACGTGTCATTTGTTCGTTTAAGCGTTGTAGATTTTTTAGCTCATGCACCAGCGTATGACGCTCCTTGGCTTCCTGACTAAAACTGTCATTGACTTGCTTTTTAAACCCATCTAACTGCTCTCGCAATGGCGAGAGTAAGCCTTCCAGGCTCTGACGGTTTTGCACATCTACCTTGGCGGTTTTCTCTTCGAATAATTGGTTGGCAAGATGTTCAAACTGCTGTTTCAGGCGGACTTCCGCTTGCTCCAGTATTTGCAACTTTTCCGCATTCGACTGATTCACTTGCTCATGGCGCGCTTGCTGCTCTCGCAGTTGTGTTTCCAGACGCGATTTTTGCTCACGCATGTTGCCGAGCTCATCAAAATACTGCTGACGTTCTTGTTTGACGGCTTCGAAATAACGCAGCTTCTCCATTGCCGCCATCAACTTACCGTGTGACTGGCGTACTTCAAAGGCGGCCTTGTCGCGCTCGTCATCCAGTTCATCCAGTTCTTGTTGCGCGTCAGTCAAACGCTGATTGACTTGCTCAAGCTGTTGTTGATGAAGCTGTTTTTCCGCAGAGAGTTGCTGCTCAAGCAATTGAGTTTGTGAGATAAAGCGCTGTTTTACCCACCACCCTACCGCCACGCCACTGGCAGATGCGGCACAAAGAGAAGAGAGAATGAGAGATTGATGCTCAAGAATCCATTGCATAATAGCGAGTTAGCCTGTGTTTTAGTTCTATAACAATGGTATTTAGACACTGGATAAATGTCCAGTTTGTTGGATGAAAAATCCTCGCATACACTAGCTGCTCAAAATAATATCCTTTGGCTCGCTCAAAACCTTATCGTCGAGCCTTTGAACACGATACAGAGGCATCATGAATGAGCGTCGCGCCCTAGGATTTGGGCTCTCAGCAGTATTACTTTGGTCAACAGTGGCGACCGCATTTAAACTCACATTAGCCGAGTTCACTCCGATTCAAATGCTGTGTATCGCCAGCGTCGTTTCCGCTCTTGCGCTCATCATCGTATGCGGTGTTCAAGGCAAGTTAAATCAGCTTAGCGATACCTTTCTGTCAAACCCTTATTATTACCTGCTGCTGGGGTTAATTAACCCGCTGGCTTACTACCTGATTCTTTTTAAGGCTTATGACTTGCTCCCGGCATCACAGGCTCAGGCCATCAACTACAGTTGGGCCATTACACTGACGCTCATGGCGGCGGTTTTTCTCGGCCAGAAAGTTCGTGTTAAAGATTGGATTACATGCGCGTTGAGCTACTTTGGCGTGATCGTGATTGCGACCAAGGGCGATATCCTGGGATTAAACTTTGAAAGCCCTCTCGGTGTAGGATTGGCGCTACTCTCAACCCTGTTATGGGCTGGCTACTGGATTCTAAACACCAAAAACAAAGCAGACCCGGTTGTAGGGGTACTGCTTGGTTTTCTGGTCGCGATTCCATTTGCAATTGCCATCAGTCTTTACGAAGGTGCAAGCTGGCAACAGATTTCACCGCAAGGTTGGTTGGCTGTGACTTATGTCGGTTTGTTTGAAATGGGGATTACTTTTGTACTTTGGCTAAGCGCGCTCAAATCAACCCAGAATACCGCGCGCATCAGTAACCTGATTTTCGCCTCACCATTTGTCTCGCTGATATTGCTCGCAACCATCATTGGCGAAGAGATTCACCCAACCACCCTGATAGGCCTGGTGTTGATTATCGGCGGACTGGTGATCCAGCAGATCAAATTTGGCAAAAAAGTGAAGACAGCGAAAGCTTCTCAATGAAAAACGTTATCAAAAAGCATTTTTATGATCTCAAGCATCTTCTATTGCTTGGAATTATCTGAGCGTTGGATACGATACTGCCACAGCCCAATAGCCAACTCGGCTTTAATTTTTATAAACACATCGCTGGGCACTCCAGGATACCGTACTAATTATGTTTCGCTTTGATATTCCATCTTCTTTATTAGCAGACTGGCAACATGCCCTGCAACAGTGCTGTGATGCCAACCATGCACAGGGACGAGTGTATACCTTAAATGGCAACAGCCATTGGCAGCTCAGTGAAGTGTCGACCTCAGCGCAGGACCATGATGCTATTGTTGCCGAGGTAGAGCAGACTACTGCACGCTTTACCCCTTTTAAATTCGAAACAGTCAACACGGCTTGTGATCATCAGGCCGTCAGCATTTGTCCGGTGTGGTTACCTAATGGCGATTTATTTGCTGCTGTGACACTGACTTACTCACACGCACAAAGCGACTCCGTGTCTGCGTGGTTGAGCGCACTGGCAGGTAGGTTCAGCTTTGATGTCAGCCAATATTACCATCAAGAACAGGATCGCCATCTGCGACTTAAGCAAACTCAAAATCAGCTGCCAACACTGCAAGAGTTTATCGACTGCCTTGAAGACCATATCTGGATCAAAGGTATCGATGGCCTGTACGCAATGACAAACCGAAGCGTTGAACAAGCTTGGCAAAAAAACAATCAGGAGATCATCGGTAACAATGATTTTGACCTGTTCAGCGAACAACGTGCTGAAAAGTTCATTCAAGCGGACATTTCAGTGGTAGAAACTGGTAATCAAAATATTGTCGAAGAGTGCCGACAAATCGATTCGAACAACAATCCAACATGGCTCGAAACGATTAAGTCACCCGTGCGAAATCGAGCAGGTGAACTGATTGGTGTTCTCGGTATGACACGAAACATTACTCGAAGGAAAACCATAGAAACCCAACTCACGTTGGCATCTAAAATCTTCAATAACTCGCAAGAAGGGATGATCATCACCGATCGTGATGCAAACATCATCGATATCAACCCGGCCTTCACGAGCATCACGGGATACAGTGCAGAAGAAGTAATTGGTCATACACCGAAAATCCTTCATTCTGGACACCACGATAACAACTTCTATCTAGAGTTATGGTCTGAGCTACAAACTAACGGACAGTGGAAAGGGGAGTTCATCAACCGCAAGAAAGATGGCAGCTTTTACCCTCAACTTGCCACCATCAGTGCGGTAATGGACGACAAAGACCAGCTGATCAACTATATCTGCGTGTTTGAAGACATTTCGGTGCGCAAAGCGCATGAAGAAAAGCTACAGCGAATGGCGTTTTATGACCCGTTAACCAACTTGCCAAATCGTACTCATTTACTCAGTCTGATCGAGCAACACATAGAAACGGGCAGAAAGAAACAGCAAGGCTTTGCAACCCTGTTTCTGGATATCGATCACTTTAAGCACATCAACGACAGCATGGGCCACTTTTGTGGTGACCAACTACTGTCCAAACTGGCGACGCGACTACAAGACATCTTACACCTGAATGCCCATGTCGCCCGTATCAGCGGTGACGAATTTGTGATTATTCTTCCAGAAGCCCAAAGTGATGTCGCGCTGACCGAAACGGTGGACAGCATCTTAGGTGTATTCCATCAACCATTTAAGCTGACCAGTCACGACTCACTGAGAGTCTCTGCCAGTGTTGGGATTGCCATGTACCCCACAGATGGACATGACAGCGAAACGCTACTGAAAAATGCTGATACAGCCATGTACTTAGCGAAAAAAAATGGGCGTAACGGCTACGCTTTTTATTCCCCAGATCTAACCCATAAGTCCATTTCACACGTGCGAATTCAATCTGCCCTGCATCAGGCTATAGAACTCAATCAACTGCGTTTGGAATACCAGCCTCAATATGATTTGGAACAAAACACGATCGTGGGTGTGGAAGCCCTGTTACGCTGGCAACATCCAGAGTTTGGCTTGGTATCTCCTGCTGATTTTATCCCGATTGCAGAAAAAACGGGGCTGATTCAAAGCATCGGGGATTGGGTACTTAAACAGGCTTGTATTCAAGGCCTCTCGTGGCTGGAATCCGGAGTTAAATTCGGCAGAATGGCTGTCAATGTGTCCGCACTCCAACTGCAGCAATCAAACTTTATTGACCGACTCCGGGGGATACTTCGAGAGACTGGTTTTTCCGCGCAGCATTTAGATATTGAAATTACCGAAAGCTTTTTGTTGATCGATCCACAACAGGCCATTGCGTCGTTAAATCAACTGCGAGAACTCGGTATTGAAATATCTTTGGATGATTTTGGCACCGGCTATTCCTCACTTTCTTACCTGAAAGGTCTGCCGATCAACAAATTGAAGATCGACCGTTCATTTGTGAAAGATGTACCGAGTCACAGCGACAGCAACGCCATCGTTAATGCGATCATCGCGATGGGCAAAACCTTATCACTTAAAGTCGTCGCAGAAGGAATTGAGACGCAAGAACAGGCACAATACCTGTCAGACAAAGGGTGCATTTACGGACAGGGATATCTATTTAGCCCTCCAGTTGTTCCCAACAAGCTATTTCTATGACCGACGTATCATTCAACAAGTAGTCAGAAGCATAAATATCTAATTGAAACAACGAGCATGAACACTGAATAAGTTGCTTTATTCAGTGTTCAGCAATGGTATCGATAAATATAGGTAAGTATAAAAACTCACACCCACTGACCAGCGACAAAGCCGCTCGACCAACACCACTGGAAGTTGTAGCCGCCTAACCAACCCGTCACGTCCATCACTTCGCCGATAAAGTACAAGCCTTTGATATTTTTGCACTCCATCGTTTTAGAAGAGAGATGGTCGGTATCCACGCCACCTAGTGTCACTTCCGCCGTGCGGTAACCTTCTGTACCGTTGGGCGCAACATTCCAGTTTTCTAAACGCGCGACAATGTCAGCCAGCTCTTTCGGGTTAAATTGCTTCAGTGGCTTGTCGGTTAACTCTTTACGTTCGATCAACACTTCCACCAAGCGTTTTGGCAAGACTTTCGCCAGCGTATTTTTCAGCGATTGATTTGGGTGTTTCTCGCGACTGCGTTCCAGCAGAACGGCAACATCATCATTCGGTATCAGATTGATCGAAACCTTTTGCCCCGCTCGCCAAAATGAAGAGATCTGCAAAACAGAAGGTCCAGACAAGCCTCGGTGAGTGAAAAGCAGCGCTTCTTTGAACATAGTGCCGTCTTCAGCCGTGATTTCTGCTGGCACAGCAATGCCAGACAAATCGGAAAAATCTTCTTTGTCTTCTTTGTGCAGCGTAAATGGCACTAAGCCTGCCATGGTTGAGATGACTGGAAGACCAAATTGTTCGGCAACTTTATAACCAAACGGCGTCGCGCCAAGTTTTGGCATCGATAGACCACCGGTCGCGATGACCAATGATTCACACTCAACCACTTCTGTACCTGCATGCAGACGAAAGCCTACGTCGGTTTTCTCGATGGAGTGGACATCACATTGGTAACGTTGCTGAATATTCGGCATATCGCACTCCGCGAGTAACATTTTTACGATGTCTTTGGCGGTGAATGCATCCACACAGAACAGTTGGCCATGGTCACGTTCTTCAAACTCGATACCGTATTTGCTGACCATCGCAATGAAATCCCAGTTGGTGTACTGAGATAGTGCCGATTTTACGAAATGAGGGTTTTGGCATAAGTAGTTATTGGCCGACACGTCATAGTTGGTGAAGTTACAGCGGCCACCGCCAGAAATAAGAATTTTACGCCCAGGCTTTTTCGCGTGGTCGAGCACTAATACACTGCGGCCTCGCTTACCAGCTTCTGCAGCACACATCAAACCCGCAGCGCCAGCGCCAATTACTACAACATCAAATTTCTTACTCATCGGTAACTCTTAGGCTCTATAAAAATCCAAAACAATAAAAAAGGATGTGCTCAGTGCACATCCTTGCTTTGTTCGGGCGACATTCTACCGAGAAATGTTTTCCGGGAAAAGCGCTTAAATTCCAAGCACCGAACGAAGGGCTTTGTTTATCCAACTTATAGAATAAAAGCCGCGAGCAACGTGACGCCAAGTAACGCAGTTGAAAGGACGAACAGCTCTCGTACACGCTCACACTTACCCGTAAATATCTCATCATGGTGATGATGGTACTCTTTACTCTTGATGTAGTGAAACAAACGCACTTGTTTAGTGACATTTCCATGAGTAGTGAAAAACCCATTGCCATCCACTTGTTGATATAACAACGGATGGGCTTCACGCATGATGTGAATTAAAGAACGAAGAGCAGTCAGATACCGGACCATATTGACTCCGGTGACTACCATTAGCGCAAATAAGATTGTGTCTCCACTGATCATCTTTTCCTCCCTACATCTTCAACAATGCTCAAGAGAAAAAGACGATCACTGCTTTGTCTTTTAATCGCTACTTATCGCGCTGGGGAACGCTTTATGCAGCTGGAGCATCCATGATTGAAGATGAACCTTCTTTCGCCATTTGTGCTAGATCTTTATCGATGAAGAACAATGCCTTACCATCTTCACCAACAAGTTCGATCTTATCTAAGATCCCTTTAAACAACTTCTCTTCTTCGTGCTGTTCAGCCACGTACCACTGTAGGAAGTTAAATGTTGAGTAGTCTTGGCTTGTAAAAGCACCGTGTGCCAGCTTGTTGATTCTCTCAGTGATCATTTGTTCGTGTTCGTACGTCTCACGGAAAACATCACCTAGGCTAGCAAAGTCATGCTTTGGTGCATCGATCGCGCCTAGAATTGGCAATGCGCCAGTTTCACTTACATAGGTGAAAAGGCGTTGCATGTGCTCCATCTCTTCTACTGCGTGCTTACGTAGAAATTCAGCAGCGCCTTCAAAACCTTTGTCTTCACACCAAGCACTCATTTGTAAGTATAGATTGGATGAGAAAAATTCTAGGTTAATTTGATCATTCAATTGATCGACCATAGTTTGAGACAGCATGTTAGCTCCTGTTTATATTCCTGCATTTCATATAACTATAACATGATTAACACATTAAGACTTTGTGAGGTATACCTAAATAACTTCAGGATGCAGAACCAAGCATCTCAAGGTTATTTGGGTATACACTATTGATATGAGATCACTTTAGCAAAATTTATTGGGGGTTAGTGCTAATCTGAAACTATACCCAAGTGACTTCAAGATGCAGAAGTCAAAGCCTAAGTGCTGGGGTCAGTTCGAGGTTACTTGGGTATATGACCTTACAAGGAGATAGCAATATGAGTTACAAACACATACTTGTGGCAGTAGACCTGTCAGACGACAGTAAAGTGTTGATTAAGAAAGCCGTATCTCTGGCTAAACCTCTGGATGCGAAAGTCTCTTTCATTCACATCGATGTGAATTACGCCGAGCTCTACACCGGGCTTATCGATATCAACATGGCGGAAGCACAACACCAAGCCATGGAAGCCTCGCGCACTCAATTAGCCAACTTTTCGGAATACGCTGAGTATCCTATCACCCATACGTTAGTCGGCAGTGGTGATTTAAGTAATGAGCTGTGCGACACCATTCAGGACTTCAACATTGATTTGGTGGTTTGCGGTCATCATCAGGATTTCTGGAGTAAGATTCTGTCTGCGACACGCCAGCTGATTAACCGCTCACCTGTCGATATGCTGGTCGTACCGCTAAAAGACTGATTGGCGCTTTGATAAAACTTGGTTAGACTGCAAGCATATTTGTTATTGATAAAAGTTCTCATCTATGGCTTATCTATCTGCAGTCACCCTGCTCTGGGCATTTTCATTTAGCCTGATCGGCGTCTATCTCGCCGGTCAGGTTGATTCTTGGTTCTCGGTATTTATGCGTGTGGCGCTCGCCAGCATCGTATTTATTCCGTTTCTGAAATTCCGTGGCGTGCCTAAATCGCTGATCGCCAAATTGATGATTGTCGGCGGCTTCCAGCTCGGTTTGATGTACTGCTTCTACTATCAGTCTTTCCTACTCCTTTCTGTTCCCGAAGTCCTGCTCTTCACGGTATTCACCCCGATTTACGTCACGTTGATTTACGACCTACTCAAAGGTCGCTTTTCGCCTTGGTATTTAGTCACGGCGTTGATTGCGGTTGTGGGAGCTGCTTGGATTAAGTTTGCAGGCATCAACGAAAATTTCCTGCTCGGCTTTTTGGTCGTCCAAGGCGCGAACCTGTGCTTTGCCATCGGTCAGGTGGGTTACAAATACATCATGGAAAACGAGCCTGTCGACCTGCCTCAACATACCGTATTTGGTTACTTCTACCTGGGTGCACTGTGTGTGGCAACGGTTGCCTTCGCGCTGATGGGGAATATCGACAAACTGCCAACCACCGCGACCCAGTGGGGCATTTTGACTTATCTTGGTTTGATTGCATCGGGGTTTGGGTATTTCGCCTGGAATAAAGGTGCAACTCTGGTGAATGCGGGCGCACTTGCTGTAATGAATAATGCGCTGGTTCCGGCTGGTTTGATTGTCAACATTGTGATTTGGAACCGCGACGTTGACATCACTCGCCTGGCTATTGGCGGCGCTATTATCATGTTCTCACTGTGGGTAAACGAGACCTGGGTGAAAAAACGCGTCGAGATGAGCTACGCGAATAAGTAATTCCCTTGATAACGACAATAAAAACGCTCTCCGAATGGAGAAATGCCGTTCGTTTAGCAGCTAACGGCATGTTTAAGTCTCCAGTCATCCTGAACAACGACGAAGGAGTGTGATTCAGGATCTAATTTCCGAGCACT belongs to Vibrio sp. STUT-A11 and includes:
- a CDS encoding SCP2 domain-containing protein; the protein is MPFEPLITAVIETSLNTLIKDDPALGRRLARLKGQVIQVHLKEINKTLTFIFSQQIDVLGHYEGQPDCYLSLHLSVLPELREQANITRLIKQDKLELEGDIQLAQKFSQLMVDCKPDIEEWLSRLTGDVVAHTVVQGSKNVGNFFVSQAEKHQRHLAQVVTEEWKFAPAPLEVAHFCDQVDEVRSQASRVEARLNALLDKLDSDKLALEKP
- the ubiE gene encoding bifunctional demethylmenaquinone methyltransferase/2-methoxy-6-polyprenyl-1,4-benzoquinol methylase UbiE, which produces MTDTSLQSNNALENETTHFGFTTVAKEEKVTKVAEVFHSVAAKYDIMNDLMSGGVHRLWKRFTIDCSGARPGQRILDLGGGTGDLTAKFSRIVGDQGHVILADINNSMLNVGRDKLRDNGIVGNVHYVQANAEELPFPDDYFDVITISFCLRNVTDKDKALRSMFRVLKPGGRLLVLEFSKPIIEPLSKIYDAYSFHLLPKMGELVANDAESYRYLAESIRMHPDQDTLEGMMQEAGFENTKYYNLTGGIVALHRGFKF
- the rmuC gene encoding DNA recombination protein RmuC yields the protein MQWILEHQSLILSSLCAASASGVAVGWWVKQRFISQTQLLEQQLSAEKQLHQQQLEQVNQRLTDAQQELDELDDERDKAAFEVRQSHGKLMAAMEKLRYFEAVKQERQQYFDELGNMREQKSRLETQLREQQARHEQVNQSNAEKLQILEQAEVRLKQQFEHLANQLFEEKTAKVDVQNRQSLEGLLSPLREQLDGFKKQVNDSFSQEAKERHTLVHELKNLQRLNEQMTREAVNLTQALKGDNKQQGNWGEVVLARVLAESGLREGHEYQTQVNLQNEAGKRYQPDVIVHLPQNKQVVVDSKMALVAFERYFNAETDAERDQALNAHLVALRAHIKGLSMKDYHKLKGIQSLDYVLMFIPVEPAFQVAIQADPSLVKDAMEQNIILVSPTTLLVALRTIDNLWRNERQNENAKLIAQRATKLYDKLRLFVDDMQGLGGALDKANQTYQGAMNKLATGRGNVIRQAESFKQLGVEVKRPISSDLAQLAQSETFSENESPNESLVERHPAEDKVN
- a CDS encoding DMT family transporter; translated protein: MNERRALGFGLSAVLLWSTVATAFKLTLAEFTPIQMLCIASVVSALALIIVCGVQGKLNQLSDTFLSNPYYYLLLGLINPLAYYLILFKAYDLLPASQAQAINYSWAITLTLMAAVFLGQKVRVKDWITCALSYFGVIVIATKGDILGLNFESPLGVGLALLSTLLWAGYWILNTKNKADPVVGVLLGFLVAIPFAIAISLYEGASWQQISPQGWLAVTYVGLFEMGITFVLWLSALKSTQNTARISNLIFASPFVSLILLATIIGEEIHPTTLIGLVLIIGGLVIQQIKFGKKVKTAKASQ
- a CDS encoding EAL domain-containing protein yields the protein MFRFDIPSSLLADWQHALQQCCDANHAQGRVYTLNGNSHWQLSEVSTSAQDHDAIVAEVEQTTARFTPFKFETVNTACDHQAVSICPVWLPNGDLFAAVTLTYSHAQSDSVSAWLSALAGRFSFDVSQYYHQEQDRHLRLKQTQNQLPTLQEFIDCLEDHIWIKGIDGLYAMTNRSVEQAWQKNNQEIIGNNDFDLFSEQRAEKFIQADISVVETGNQNIVEECRQIDSNNNPTWLETIKSPVRNRAGELIGVLGMTRNITRRKTIETQLTLASKIFNNSQEGMIITDRDANIIDINPAFTSITGYSAEEVIGHTPKILHSGHHDNNFYLELWSELQTNGQWKGEFINRKKDGSFYPQLATISAVMDDKDQLINYICVFEDISVRKAHEEKLQRMAFYDPLTNLPNRTHLLSLIEQHIETGRKKQQGFATLFLDIDHFKHINDSMGHFCGDQLLSKLATRLQDILHLNAHVARISGDEFVIILPEAQSDVALTETVDSILGVFHQPFKLTSHDSLRVSASVGIAMYPTDGHDSETLLKNADTAMYLAKKNGRNGYAFYSPDLTHKSISHVRIQSALHQAIELNQLRLEYQPQYDLEQNTIVGVEALLRWQHPEFGLVSPADFIPIAEKTGLIQSIGDWVLKQACIQGLSWLESGVKFGRMAVNVSALQLQQSNFIDRLRGILRETGFSAQHLDIEITESFLLIDPQQAIASLNQLRELGIEISLDDFGTGYSSLSYLKGLPINKLKIDRSFVKDVPSHSDSNAIVNAIIAMGKTLSLKVVAEGIETQEQAQYLSDKGCIYGQGYLFSPPVVPNKLFL
- a CDS encoding NAD(P)/FAD-dependent oxidoreductase codes for the protein MSKKFDVVVIGAGAAGLMCAAEAGKRGRSVLVLDHAKKPGRKILISGGGRCNFTNYDVSANNYLCQNPHFVKSALSQYTNWDFIAMVSKYGIEFEERDHGQLFCVDAFTAKDIVKMLLAECDMPNIQQRYQCDVHSIEKTDVGFRLHAGTEVVECESLVIATGGLSMPKLGATPFGYKVAEQFGLPVISTMAGLVPFTLHKEDKEDFSDLSGIAVPAEITAEDGTMFKEALLFTHRGLSGPSVLQISSFWRAGQKVSINLIPNDDVAVLLERSREKHPNQSLKNTLAKVLPKRLVEVLIERKELTDKPLKQFNPKELADIVARLENWNVAPNGTEGYRTAEVTLGGVDTDHLSSKTMECKNIKGLYFIGEVMDVTGWLGGYNFQWCWSSGFVAGQWV
- the uspB gene encoding universal stress protein UspB gives rise to the protein MISGDTILFALMVVTGVNMVRYLTALRSLIHIMREAHPLLYQQVDGNGFFTTHGNVTKQVRLFHYIKSKEYHHHHDEIFTGKCERVRELFVLSTALLGVTLLAAFIL
- the ftnA gene encoding non-heme ferritin; protein product: MLSQTMVDQLNDQINLEFFSSNLYLQMSAWCEDKGFEGAAEFLRKHAVEEMEHMQRLFTYVSETGALPILGAIDAPKHDFASLGDVFRETYEHEQMITERINKLAHGAFTSQDYSTFNFLQWYVAEQHEEEKLFKGILDKIELVGEDGKALFFIDKDLAQMAKEGSSSIMDAPAA
- the uspA gene encoding universal stress protein UspA, which encodes MSYKHILVAVDLSDDSKVLIKKAVSLAKPLDAKVSFIHIDVNYAELYTGLIDINMAEAQHQAMEASRTQLANFSEYAEYPITHTLVGSGDLSNELCDTIQDFNIDLVVCGHHQDFWSKILSATRQLINRSPVDMLVVPLKD
- a CDS encoding carboxylate/amino acid/amine transporter is translated as MAYLSAVTLLWAFSFSLIGVYLAGQVDSWFSVFMRVALASIVFIPFLKFRGVPKSLIAKLMIVGGFQLGLMYCFYYQSFLLLSVPEVLLFTVFTPIYVTLIYDLLKGRFSPWYLVTALIAVVGAAWIKFAGINENFLLGFLVVQGANLCFAIGQVGYKYIMENEPVDLPQHTVFGYFYLGALCVATVAFALMGNIDKLPTTATQWGILTYLGLIASGFGYFAWNKGATLVNAGALAVMNNALVPAGLIVNIVIWNRDVDITRLAIGGAIIMFSLWVNETWVKKRVEMSYANK